The genomic region ttacAGGTAAAGATTATAGTTCCCAACAGCACAGCAGGTCTGATAATAGGGAAGGGAGGTGCTACAGTCAAGGCTATAATGGAGCAGTCAGGGGCTTGGGTACAGCTTTCCCAGAAACCTGATGGGATCAACTTGCAAGAGAGGGTTGTCACTGTAAGCGGAGAACCTGAACAAAACCGAAAAGCTGTTGAACTTATCATCCAGAAGATACAAGAGGACCCACAGAGCGGCAGCTGTCTCAATATCAGCTATGCTAATGTCACAGGTCCAGTGGCCAATTCCAATCCAACCGGATCTCCTTATGCAAACACTGCTGAAGTATTGCcaacagctgcagctgctgcagggctaTTAGGACATGCAAACCTTGCTGGAGTTGCAGCCTTTCCAGCAGTTTTATCTGGCTTCACAGGCAATGACCTGGTTGCCATCACCTCTGCACTTAATACGTTAGCCAGCTATGGATATAATCTCAATACTTTAGGTTTAGGCCTAAGTCAGGCAGCGGCTACTGGGGctttggctgcagcagctgccagtgccaacccagcagcagcagcagccaatttGTTGGCCACCTATGCGAGTGAAGCCTCAGCCAGCGGCAGTACTGCTGGGGGTACGGCGGGGACATTTGCATTAGGTAGCctggctgctgctactgctgcaacAAATGGATATTTTGGAGCTGCTTCTCCTTTAGCTGCCAGTGCCATTCTAGGAACAGAGAAATCCACAGATGGCTCAAAGGATGTAGTTGAAATAGCAGTGCCAGAAAACTTAGTTGGTGCAATActtgggaaaggagggaaaacatTAGTAGAATACCAGGAGTTGACTGGTGCAAGGATACAGATCTCCAAAAAAGGAGAATTCGTACCTGGCACAAGGAATCGGAAGGTAACCATTACTGGAACACCAGCTGCAACCCAGGCCGCACAGTATTTAATAACACAACGGATCACGTATGAGCAAGGAGTTCGGGCTGCCAATCCACAGAAAGTGGGTTGATCGTGCTAAACGTGAGATTGTTTTAAACCCTCCTTACCCTATTTTCAAGAAGGATGTACTGTACTTTGCAGAAGTGAAGTTTTTTTCTGTTATTAATATATAATTATGCAAATGAATGCGACTATGTTGACAATGTGTATATGTAAATATAATGTGTTTTACCAGATGTTTCATAGAAAGAAATTTTTTCTTGATCTGTTTTGTTCTCTATACTTTGCTTGTGTATATTTGTCAGAGGTGTTTCTAGTGTAAGATTTAAGCCTGCCATTTTACCAGCATTATTGTAGTTTAATGATTGAATGTAGACAGGGAAATGCATAAAGTTTTCAGTATTAGTTCTAGCTAACACTAAATTAACTACTGTTAGGTTGGGTATGGTGGGGTCAGTGACCTAAAATGGAGTGAGGCCAAAGCACTGTCATGTCAGTCTTACTTCCTGCTTAGGGCACAGTGAAGTAGGAAACAATATTTTGAAACtaagttttaaaatttaaaatttatcaAAAAGCAATATAGTTGCATAAAAGcactgtaaaatatttaaaaggttaAAACTGTGGAAAAAATTATATTGGTAAGTTTACAGATCAATAAAAGCACCTGTTCTCCATCTGAACTAGACAATGGAAATAATGCTGCATGCTGGCCATGGCCCATTCTTCACCATTTGTAAGTTCAACAAAAGTTCTCACATGGAGTCCCACCTCTAAACTGAGGTTTGTACATTTGTTTTTAAGCACTGAAATCACTACTGATCCCATCGCCTGGCCAGTAGAACAGTCATTACTCCATTAACATCCTCACTGTTTAGACACATAACTGTGGTACAGTGTATTGgaaattttataaaacaaaaaaagtggaaGTGCCAACAAATTATTGATAGCTGATAATGTTTCATTATCTGCAACTGCTTGATAAGTATGTTGCATTTTAAGAGCTTATAATTGTGTATAATTTGTTAACACTAGAAACCTATTAGTATTGTGAATGTAGATTTTACTGTGAAGCTATCTGTGATTTAGCTGTTTTGCTCCCATGATGGAGTCTTTGCAGCATGGCGCTAGCAGCCAATGCAGTTTCTGATACTCAGTAATTTGCATGTTTTGTGGAACATTTTTATGTCACCAACCAGACAGTATTTCCTGCATGCTTATTTAGAAGAGGCAGTTTATCTTGAGAGGTAGTGTGGCCTACCATTATCAGGCTTGACAGGTCATTTCAGAGTAAGCCTTTGTTCCCAAGACCCTACAACAGTCACCCTCTTCTGTACCTCTCCTGAGTGCCAACTGCCCAGGCCATTGACCCACCATCTGTTAACCTCTGAGTTTGCCCACTCAAGGCCACTCATAGGGGCATCCATAACCAAGCACGTCCTCATGCTGTGCATGCAGTCTTAAATTCAATGGACAAAAATAAAATGCTGGCTACCTCTGGATCATCTGGCTGAGCAACTGAATTTCAAAAGAGAATTACTTCCATCTCAACTTCAACCCATTGATTACGTCCATCCTAGCAAGCTAAATGGCATCCCAGCTGCTCCTTTCTGTGCAACCAATTAAAGAACAATGAGTGTGATGCTCCATGTCTGAATTTCGTCCAGCCTCTCTCTGAACTGTGATCTTTGTCCTCATGAACTTTCCCTTTTGTTCATTGAACTATATGGACTCTTCATTTCATATTGATTTACTGTGCAATTTACTTTTGGACATTGAGAACTTGAAATAATTCccagatccctcccctcctcccctccttcacTATTAATAACTCATTTCTGTCAAACTGTAAGAGTAGActcattttttttagtttttaacatAGGATTGTTATTTCATTTAGAGTTCTCTATctctaaatatttatttagagaatgaTTAAAAAGGGAATGATATGCTTgtttaaaatgaaagagaaaagctGTAGTAAACTGTGTTACTTGGTAATGACTATTTATCGTCGATACTCTGTAGCTGTGTAAGTTTTGACAAATAGTGTATCTCGTGAAATCAGTGGTTAGCATTGCCGCTATTATATTTACTCATTTTATCATTATAAATGTGCTTAGTTCATCATGTAGCATCACTTGTCTCCCGTCTCATTTTTTCCTTGCATGTCACAAGTCTCAGACCATTTATAATACATTAACAGTGAATAATATctatgtaaatttctttcacCATGCTGTCTCAGAGTCAGCAGTGAACAAAGGCAAATAATGGGGCCCTAACCTAAGCTGAACCGGTAAAAGGGACGAAAAGAATAAAATGTATTAGGATGTGTATTAGAAGCATTTCAAATGTTGggtctttaaaatgttttgttcAGTATTAGTAGACTTTCAACCTGTTAATTCAAAATTCCCTAGTCCACTGTGGAAACCATACATTTCATCTGGAAGTAATGTTAAATCGAagccaatctttaaaaaaaactttgtgtaTTTTATGAGCTTCTGATGTTGACAAAATGCACTTAGTTTGACTTAAAATATAAATGACAATCCTGGAGCTTTTACTTCCCACCATCCTtgcatatattttattatatatgtatgTTGGTTAAAACCTGAGACCTAAATTATTCACCTTTTAATTGTGAAAATACTAAAACGGGTTTGTGTGCATTATTTGTAAACCAGCTTCAtgctgtttaaattattttttaaaatctatagaGCATATAGACTGATTTGTAAAAATGATTCTTTAACATATTGCAAGGCAATTAGTATATGGTTACAAACATATAGGTGTACAGCAAAGGCTGTTCTGCTATACTGATTGAAAATGGAGAAAACTGATGATACAAGGGCCAAACATCTTATGAAATGCACCTATTTATAGATTTGTTTGACTATAGGGAGGCTGGTGAACACACTGAATAAGAATTACCTCAGTTCTGCAGCTTTCTATGTCTTTTTAATGCATTCTGTTTCAGGGTCACTTTCAATCAATATTTCATTTACTTACTGAGATTGAATAGGCGCTCTGAGACACAGTGTGCTGTTTATCATACAGATTGGACACCTCATTCTAGATCCAAGATCTTTTCCTCAACGCTGGGAGCTGTCCTTTCAGCACCACAAAATTACTGCTTGAAGTTGCattgcagttttttttttctttatcaccTGGAGCTTTTCTTTCAGCACCACAACATTGCACTTAGACTTTTTAAATGGCTGCCTTCCTCTTTGCACTGAAGACCAATTTCGTCTGCACTTCCAGTTATTGCTATTACCTGTAGGACTTTCAATCCTATTTCACCCCCACCACTCCACCCCTTTCtacaaacaatttaaaactatCTATTTCTGTGGAAGTCATTTTTCTCATTGAATGATCAGAAACAAAGATAAATTCTAACCTTTAACGGCTCATTCCGACTCATTGCTTACAGTAGATCTAAGCTCTTTTTTCTGCTTATTCAACTCCTTCCAGCTTCCCATCACATCTTgtaacaaacttttaaaatattgccACACCACCATGCACAAGCCTACCTGCACAGTAGAGATAGATTATTCCATCACATTCAGATGGTTAACAGAGGTTAGCGAGTCCTgtatttatatatctatatatttataTCGCTTTCTAAGAAAGTGCATATTAATGTTTACTTTAAAGAATGTGTAAATGGTGCTATCAAGAAATCTGATAAATTTTATCCCAGTTTTTTGTGTACCACTTCAAATGTATGAGATTTATTTTTCTATTGGAAAAAATAAACAGTCTTAAAGCATTACAATTGGTAGATTTTAGTAATTTAACAGTGAATGTAATCCCTATGTCAGAGTTTCTTTGGAAATTTTCATGATGGGTCACACAAATCACAGCACGCATATTGCACAGTTTGAAATGTACATTCTCCTTTAAGGTTTTGTCTGTTGAAAATGTCTACATGATCAGGAGCCTAAAAATCTGAGGTAGATGTGTTTGAAGAAAAGCTATATTGCTGCAAGAAAGCATTGGTTGCATATTGAAACTGGTGGTTCTTCAAATGGGCAAAAACCTAA from Eublepharis macularius isolate TG4126 chromosome 2, MPM_Emac_v1.0, whole genome shotgun sequence harbors:
- the NOVA1 gene encoding RNA-binding protein Nova-1 isoform X2, whose amino-acid sequence is MHRGREDGQYFLKVLIPSYAAGSIIGKGGQTIVQLQKETGATIKLSKSKDFYPGTTERVCLIQGTVEALNAVHGFIAEKIREMPQNVAKTEPVSILQPQTTVNPDRIKQTLPSSPTTTKSSPSDPMTTSRANQVKIIVPNSTAGLIIGKGGATVKAIMEQSGAWVQLSQKPDGINLQERVVTVSGEPEQNRKAVELIIQKIQEDPQSGSCLNISYANVTGPVANSNPTGSPYANTAEVLPTAAAAAGLLGHANLAGVAAFPAVLSGFTGNDLVAITSALNTLASYGYNLNTLGLGLSQAAATGALAAAAASANPAAAAANLLATYASEASASGSTAGGTAGTFALGSLAAATAATNGYFGAASPLAASAILGTEKSTDGSKDVVEIAVPENLVGAILGKGGKTLVEYQELTGARIQISKKGEFVPGTRNRKVTITGTPAATQAAQYLITQRITYEQGVRAANPQKVG
- the NOVA1 gene encoding RNA-binding protein Nova-1 isoform X1, encoding MMAAAPIQQNGTHTGVPIDLDPPDSRKRPLEAPPEAGSTKRTNTGEDGQYFLKVLIPSYAAGSIIGKGGQTIVQLQKETGATIKLSKSKDFYPGTTERVCLIQGTVEALNAVHGFIAEKIREMPQNVAKTEPVSILQPQTTVNPDRIKQTLPSSPTTTKSSPSDPMTTSRANQVKIIVPNSTAGLIIGKGGATVKAIMEQSGAWVQLSQKPDGINLQERVVTVSGEPEQNRKAVELIIQKIQEDPQSGSCLNISYANVTGPVANSNPTGSPYANTAEVLPTAAAAAGLLGHANLAGVAAFPAVLSGFTGNDLVAITSALNTLASYGYNLNTLGLGLSQAAATGALAAAAASANPAAAAANLLATYASEASASGSTAGGTAGTFALGSLAAATAATNGYFGAASPLAASAILGTEKSTDGSKDVVEIAVPENLVGAILGKGGKTLVEYQELTGARIQISKKGEFVPGTRNRKVTITGTPAATQAAQYLITQRITYEQGVRAANPQKVG
- the NOVA1 gene encoding RNA-binding protein Nova-1 isoform X3, producing MLMEHFCTTERVCLIQGTVEALNAVHGFIAEKIREMPQNVAKTEPVSILQPQTTVNPDRIKQTLPSSPTTTKSSPSDPMTTSRANQVKIIVPNSTAGLIIGKGGATVKAIMEQSGAWVQLSQKPDGINLQERVVTVSGEPEQNRKAVELIIQKIQEDPQSGSCLNISYANVTGPVANSNPTGSPYANTAEVLPTAAAAAGLLGHANLAGVAAFPAVLSGFTGNDLVAITSALNTLASYGYNLNTLGLGLSQAAATGALAAAAASANPAAAAANLLATYASEASASGSTAGGTAGTFALGSLAAATAATNGYFGAASPLAASAILGTEKSTDGSKDVVEIAVPENLVGAILGKGGKTLVEYQELTGARIQISKKGEFVPGTRNRKVTITGTPAATQAAQYLITQRITYEQGVRAANPQKVG